In the Triticum aestivum cultivar Chinese Spring chromosome 2B, IWGSC CS RefSeq v2.1, whole genome shotgun sequence genome, CCTCCCCATGGAACACATACGCCCTATCCACTACGCGCCCGCCGCCGCGCTGCTGCCATCCGTCCGGCACGGTGGTGCCCAGGCCGGGATGCCGGCACGGCGGCTCAGGTCTCCCGCTGCCGCCGCCCTCACAGCCGGAACAGCCGCAATGCCGCCGCTGGCGGCGGCCGCTTTGCTCCGCATTCTCCAATCAGGAGGAGGAAGCCGCCGCGCGCCCTCGCAGctgaccgcgccgccgccgccggaagcccACCCGCGCCACGCCCTCGCAGctgaccgcgccgccgccgctggaaGCCCACCCGCCGCCCTCTCTCCATGGCGTGGACGCCCTGAGCCGCCGTGCACTGCTCCTACCTGAGCTTCTAATGTGGACGGCGCCGGAGGGGCCTCTGGTTCGAGctcgtcctccttcgtggaggaggGCGACGGAAACAACTTGTCCAGCAGGTGGACTCAGCTCGTCGCCTGCTTCCCCTCCACCCCCACCCTTGACCACGTCGGAGGAGGgtgttgctgaaggaaatatgccctagaggcaataataaagttattatttatttccttatttcatgataaatgtttattattcatgctagaattgtattaaccggaaacataatacatgtgtgaatacatagacaaacagagtgtcactagtatgcctctacttgactagctcgttaattagagatggttatgttttctaaccatagacatgagttgtcatttgattaacgggatcacatcattaggagaatgatgtgattgacttgacccattctgttagcttagcacttgatcgtttagtattctgctattgctttcttcatgactcatacatgttcctatgactatgagattatgcaactcccgtttaccagagaaacactttgtgtgctaccaaacgtcacaacgcaactgggtgattataaaggtgctctacaggtgtctccgaaggtatttgttgggttggcgtatttcgagattaggatttgtcactccgattgtcggagaggtatctctgggcccactcggtaatgcacatcactataagccttgcaagcgttgtaactaatgagttagttgcgggatgatgtattacggaacgagtaaagagacttgccggtaacgagattgaactaggtattgagataccgacgatcgaatctcaggcaagtaacataccgatgacaaagggaacaacgtatgttgttatgcggtttgaccgataaagatctccgtagaatatgtgggagcttatatgagcatccaggttctgctattggttattgaccggagacgtgtctcggtcatgtctacatagttcttgaacccgtagggtccgcacgcttaaagttagatgatggttatattatgagtttatgtgttttgatgtaccgaaggagttcggagtcccggatgagattaggaacatgacgaggagtctcgaaatggtcgagatgtaaagattgatatattggacgactatactcggacatcggaaaggttctgagtgattcgggtatttatcggagtaccggagagttacggaaattcgccggggagaagtattgggccttattgggccatacgggaatagaggagagaggccaaaaggaaggaggcgcgcacccccccccccctccccccctctggtccgaattggacaaggggtgcagcccccttttgctgctccctctccccctctttccttctctcctactccaacaaggaaaggaggagtcctactcccggtgggagtaggactccccccttggcgcgccctcctcctaggccggccgcctccccccttgctcctttatatacgggggcagggggcacctctagacacaacaattgatcattgatttcctaaccgtgtgcggtgcccccctccatcatattccacctcgataatatcgtagcggtgcttaggcgaaccctgcgtcggtagaacatcatcattgtcaccatgccgtcgtgctgacggaactctccctcaaagctcggctggatcggagttcgagtgacgtcatcgagctgaacgtgtgctgaactcggaagtgccgtacgttcggtacttgattggtcgaatcgtgaagacgtgcgactacatcaaccgcgttgtgctaacgcttccgctttcggtctatgagggtacgtggacaacactctcccctctcgttgctatgcatcaccatgatcttgcgtgcgcgtaggaattttttttgaaattactacgttccccaacagttgctcCTCCGCCTCGGCTCCCGGCGCGTGCTCCACGACGCCGACCCGGCCGCCATTGTTGCTGCAGCACCGGCAGGCCAACGCCTCGAAAACGAGCGCACCCCAGCTGCCTCCTCGTCATTTGTCGTGGCCGTAGCCGTCTCCGACGCTGACGAGGGCATCGCTGTACCAGACGGCAGGGCCAGTTCTTCGTGGTTGTCAAGGGCGGGGGTCTGATTGCGTTTTTTGTAAATATCTAGGGGGGTGTGCTAATTTTTGTCCAGTTAAGCTCCTACAAtccggccccacttgtcaggaagTGATCAAATGGGCCAAATCATTCGATCAGTGCTTTCTGCAAAGAGTTTAGTGAAATCGCAGTGTTTTTTGCAACGGATTACCGACTTGATGGTTTTCCGCAAACCTAGCCGCAAATGTGGTAGTTTTCTGCAATTGACTCGATTTGACATTGGTGTTCCTTTTTTTTGGATTTATTACATGTCCTCCGATGACATGTGTCCAGCAGATAAGATGTTCCCGTCGATTACGAAGGCGTCTATGACCTTTGTTAATCTCAAAATAATGTGCCTGCTTAATCTTTTGAAGGCGCTTATAGGGATAGAGTCTGCGTGCATGCGGGTGACTGTACTCTGTTAAAAAAAAATTAGAGTGCACCAGTAGTATAATAGAAACGAGACATGCATGTATATATTCCAACAGATTGCTGCTAGAGATTGATCATTCACGTGGAGCTAGGTAGCAGCAATGGAGCTCCTCGCCCTTCTCCTGTGCCTCCTAGCCGTGCCCGTGATGGCTTTTCTGCGCAGCTACAACAGGCGAGCGCGCGCTGAGGCGACCGTCCACTTCGTCAGCGACCCCGCCGTCGCCCACCGAGCGCTCATCGAGAACGCCGATGACTTGTCGAGCCGTCCGGCGGCGATCTTCCCCGTCTTCCTTGCTTCACTGCGCGACGGCCGACGGAACGACAACATGACCACGGCGAGCTACGGCCCGCACTGGCGGGCGCTCCGGTGCAACCTCGCCTCCGGCATCCTCCACCCCTCGCGCCTCGCTTCTCTCGCCCCGTTGCTGCAGGAGGCCGCCGAGACCCTCGTCGGCGGCCTATCCACCCGAGGTGAGATTGAGAAGGCCGCCGGACTGCGGGTCCGCGGGCCCGTCACCGCCGCGGCATTCGCGCTGTCCACGCGCCTGTGCTTTGGTGACAGCGTCGATGACGCCCACAGGCACGCCATGGGGAGGGTGACGCGGGACTCCATGCTCGCCATTGGGGAGCTAAGCCCCAGGTTCGACGGCTCCATGTTGTCCAAGCTCGTCAACTGGAGGGCGCTTGGCCGTATCTCCGCTCTGCTTGGCCGGCAGGCCGAACTGTACCGCCCCCTGATCGCGGCCGCCGCGGCACGGAAGCAGTCCCATTCTGGGCTTTGCGGTGGTGTTTTCCAGCCATACGTGGACTCGCTGCTCGATCTCCGCGTTCCCGCCGACGACGGCGATGCCCGGCGCGCGCTCCGGGAGACCGAGCTGGTCGGGCTCTTGTTCGAGTTCCTCGGCGCAGGCACAGGGTCGGTGGTGACCTGCGCCGAGTGGGCCCTCGCCCACCTCATCGACCAGCCGGAGGTCCAGGACAAGCTGCGCCGCGAGATCAATGACGACGCAGATGCCGGCGGCAAGAGCCTGCGCACGGGCATGCCGTACCTGAACGCCGTGGTGCTGGAGAGCCTCCGCATGCACCCACCGGTGCCGATCATCTTGCGAGCCGCCCACGGCGAGGGCGCCAGGGCAGTTGGTGGCGCCGCCACCGTGTCCGTGCCAGCCAGCGGCTTGAGAGTGATGTTCAACCTAGGCCACATTGGACGAGACAGGAAGATGTGGGCCGACCCCGGCGAGTTCCGGCCAGAGCGGTTCCTTGCCGGAGGGGAGGCGGAGGACGTCGGGCCGACGCCGGGGTCCAAGGAGATAAGGATGATGCCGTTCGGTGCGGGGAGCAGGCACTGCCCTGGCGTGGGCATGGGGATGATGCTCATCAAGTGCTTCCTCGCCGCGCTTGTCCGCGAGTTCGAGTGGGCGCCGGACTGCAGCGGCCGCGTCGACATGACGGAGCTCGACGGCTTCCTAAAGATGATGAAGAAGCCACTCTCAGCGCGTGTCAAGCAACACGCTTAATCTTTTGATGAACTTGAGTTTGTAATAACATTAATCTCAATAAACCTGAGTGTATTTTTCTGTTTGTCCATCTACTATTTCATGCATCCTCAAACGAAAACAATCAGTATGTGGAGAAAATGGTACTATATGCCGAGTGTTTTTTTTCCACAGGTACTCGATAGATAAGGTCTTTGCCAAGTGTAAAAAAACCTCTGCCGAGTGAAAAAAAAAACTCGGCAAAGGCAAATAGGTGCTTTAATTTACCGTGTGTTGGGCTCGGCAAACACATGGAAAGCACAAGACACAAGACACAAACAATAGAAATGCATAAAAATGCGTGTGCTCATTTTACAAGTGAACGACCCAGGTTCTTTGATGAGTGTTTATTATAAGACACTTCGCAAAACAATTAAAAAGCAATAAAATTATAAAATACATGTGTTCATTTGAATTTTTAAGAGCAACCTTCAGAAATGTAATTTATAGCTGATTCAAGAAATGGAATAGAAAACGGAATAAAaagacaagaaagaaagaaaaaggaaaacggaataggaaactaaaatgaaaatgaaaatgaaaaagttaaaagaaataaaaacccagaagaaaaaacaaataaaAGGAGAAAAAAACTGATTCAAGAAGGTTCTGCTACCTTGCCAAAACTGATGAAAAAAACATAATGGTACGTGTCATGACGCTATCCCGTGATCTATGCGCCAAATGGCAATTCCTATTGGCGACTCATAGGGCCGGTGCGCCAGCTCAAATTTGGGTCGGTCGACGTTCGATTAATGCCCCTTTAACCATCAGATTCAAAACACTTTTCATCCCTGGCACACCTTTCCTTTCTTTTTCCCCACTGCAAATCATGCGAGCACACACAGCGGGCGCGAAAGCCATGGACGAGCGACCTGACCCGCCAGATCTCCGCCTCTCCGCCGATTCGCCGTCGTCACACGCCTTCCTTGCCTCGTCGTCATTCCATCACCACCACCATGGATGCAGCTCTATCAAACTTCGGTTCCAGCAACCCGCGCTGCCCACTGTAGCACAGCGTTTCCACCTTTGGATTGCCGCCACCGCCGACCTGCACCACCGGATTCAAGCGAAAAACACATCTCAACAAAAAAAGAACTCCAGTCGTCAGTTCCAGCAAAGCCAAaaactggttccagcaaaaaaaatagcaatttccAGCAAAATGGCCTGAGCAACTAGCAAACTCAGTAAATCGCTTGAAGCTAAAAATTTACACGATTCCAGCACAAAATGCGTCGCCGCCGCCAAGTCGTAACAAATAATCTCAAGCAACAAAAAACTCCGGAAGTTGCCACCGTAGCAAAATCATTTGCCGGTTCTAGCAAAAATGCTTCGAGGCTGCCTAGTCACAGCAAATAATCTCAAGCAACCAAAATCTCCAGAAGTCGCCGCCGCAGCAAAATCatttgccggttccagcaaaaattaaTATAGTTCCAGCAAAAATGTGTCATCTCCGCCGATCGCAACAAAATATCTTGACAGTGCCAGCAAAAACTCTTACCGGTTTCAGCAAAAATTGTCGCCGGTCCCCGCAAAAATGATCTCGCACCGTCTGGTTCCAGAACCGGTCGAAAAGTGCTTGCAGCTTCTCGCCTCGCCGGTCCCAGCTCCTCTGCCAGCCGGTTGCAACACGCATCCAACATCCCCTCCATGGCCGTCGCATCTCTTGTGCTTGGCTTGCATCAATGGCAGCCCCGGGGCACCGCGCCCCCGTTCTTGGCTCCGCAACAACGACGGGACGGCATCGTGGCTGCAACCCTTGATTGGTGCGAGCAGCGACAGCCCCTAACGGCGGCGCCCCTCTGGTGGGTGCTCTCTCGCGCAGCAGAAAAAATTGGCAGCCATGGCGAGATCAGCGAGCTTGGGGAAAAAAGAAGCGGTGCATGAAGAAAAAGTAGGAAAACGAGGGGATAACTAACTGGTGGTTGTGCTTGCGCAGAAGAAGATAAGGAAGGGGAGCGGGCGGTTCGTGCAGGGAATCTctatactacttaaaaagaacataaggttctcatttcacctttcttcccaccATTTCTTCGTCCAACCTTCCTTGCATAATAATAAATcaacttaatttacttaccttctgaaccagttccactttaatttacttaccaaacttcggataaaaaaagataattcatgGGCAGAATTTGATGATCATTTATTTACATAATCGCATTATTATAAATAGGTAAATCATAAGCCGATGTATTAGAAGATTTATATCTCATTGCGACGCACGGACATTATTCTAGTAAAAAAGAAAGGGAGCGGCCAGTGCGTGCGAGTCCCTATATGCGTGAGCGGTGCGAGACCGGCCAAAACGTTAGCCGGTCGTCCGGCCGGAAACGTTTCCCATTCCTATTTGCCGGCCCCGGGCAGCAAACTGTTAAGAAGGAAATGCCCGCAGCGGAGCCTACTACACGGTTCGCGTGGTTGTTTCGTTCGCTGTTATTTCTTCCGTTGGTATTTTTTTTTCTTCCACGTTTTGGTTTCCTCctattttcttttctggttttgttTCTGTTTTACGTTTTCCTTTTTGGGTTTTGGTTCGGTTTTTCTTATTGTTcccatttattttttcttttttctatgtaCTATAGAAATGTTCACCGCATATTAAAAGAAATGTTCAGCATATATTACAGAATACTTTTCAGTGTATATTACacaaatgtacaatgtgtattagaaaattgttcaacatatattaGAAAATCTTCAATGcggattcaaaaattgttcaacgCATATATTCATATTTTctcaaaaatgttcatcgtatattaagaAAACGTTCAACGTACTTTtacaaaatgttcaatgtgtacttTTCGAACAATTTCAAAAGAAGTTTGATACATAAACTATAGCGCCACGAATCTATCACTAGAACTCACCAGTTCTATCGATTAGTTGCTCTCGTCCACGAGAGGTAGGTCGCGAGTTCTCCCTTGCACAAAACTTAGTGGGAATTTCCTTTTTGCACGCCTCTAGATTGATGGcttgaaatgggccggcccattcgcgaCTACCTTCAACGAAGACTCAACAATTTGCCGCCCTCAGCCGGCAAATAAGAGCTCtcgcgcctctctctctctctctctctctctctctctctctctctctctctctctctctgcaaggCAAGGCCTGGTTGTGCACAGCATGACTCCACTGGAATTTTCTATTCCTCACTCGCTGcatgaaatagtatttttttttTCTTGTGTAAAACAGCACCCTTGTGTGCTTCTAGGCCGGCCAATGTATCTCGATTATGGAAAGGTTTTAGCAGTATTTTTCTGTGTTCTATCTGTCGGTCTAATGTGCTTTCTTTTGTTTTAAAATTTTCTTAATTTATTTTTTATTGTCATTTCTTTTCCCTTTTCTGTTTGTTTTGTTTCCGTTCTTTCTCCTTCACCGTTTtccgttttttccttttttttctcttcacCGTTCTCTTAATCGTTCTAGATGAAACTAGTTAGAATTAAACTGTATGCATAGGACGGCTCTGCACTAGTGGACGCGTGGCTGCGTGAACTGATGAGTAGTTCCCTTAATCGTGCTGGATGAAATTGGTTAGAATTACCGGGAGGTTCGCTATCTGAAAAAACTATCATACAAGTCGGTTTATGCCTAACTCAAACATAGTAGCACACACGTCCTCCTCCCTTGTATCGTATGTACCCACTATATACCGCGCGCGCAGGACATTACCCTATATATACGGTAATGTGAAGGTAGAGATATATCCTCTCATTTCAGAATGTGAGGATATGTGAAATCATGCATGAATGAAGCATCGCATGGGTTAAGAAAAGAGTGTGCATTTTCAAGGGAGCGAGGCAGCCAGCTTGCATGCAACGCGGCACTTGTCATTTGTGGCGTCCTTTTCCTTTGAGCAACGCTTGAAGCATTCCATGTCTTGGTCGATGGCTTTCTTATCGGCAGGTGTGGCCATGGTGTGGCCTTGTCGACCATGGTGGCGCACGCGGCGTCCTTCTTCTCGTCCGTGCCACAGAGCTTGGAGTACTCACTGAGGCAAGTGGGAGGAGCCTTCTCTCCCCCCCGGCCACCGACACGGATGATGCCACCGCCGCCACAACGAGTGTGACGATGAGCAGGGGGCTGACAACGCTAGCCTTTCGCTTGGCGGCCATCATATCTTGTAGTCCATTTCTCTTTGTGACAGACGATCGATGAATGCTGGTGTTAATCGagatgtgtgtgtgtatatatatatatatatataggcgaaggcaATGGCCATGATCTGGTGATGTGGTTGTGAGGCCATGAGCCATTAGAGCTCCGTACATGCCAAATTTTTTGCATGCATTTCTATAAGATCGACCCGCCAAAACGCCCACCCGCACGACGACCGAGCTCCAAATTTCCTTTTAGGGACCGAGCTCCAATTTTAGCACTAAAGACATGCATATATATGTGAGGTGTGGATTTTCTACGTACTTATGTCTTTTATATAAGAAAAAGACTTGGGTGATTTTCTATAGACGGAAATTAAGCACCAGTGTCGTTGTTATATTGAGCTCACTAGTCTTCTCCCACATCAACACACCCTTCTTTCCCGACTGAGACCGCCCCCCGGTCATGAACCCATGTGAGACGCTAGCTCCTCCTCTCTTGGATGAGACATCCTATTCCGTGCATTGGCGCTCACCCTTTTacgtgtatatgaaaaatgtttctCACCCATATGAAAAAATGTCAATCCTGTATTAAAGAACTGCTGTCAAAATTTTAAAATGATTTTCACGTATTCGAAAATATGTGAATTGGATACTTGAGGTATGGCAATTGTATAGCCAAGAAATGGTCATCACATATTTTTCAGTTTTCATAGTTAAGAGGTAATAACATTGGTGGTGCCTAAACTTGCCATCAACGTTCACTTTGATgcctaaacttgaaaaatacatCGAACTGGTTCTATAACTTGACAGTATTGTTCAAATACGGTTCGAATCACGTCTAGATATGTATGTATTGCTGACTAGACATGTCAGCGTGACGTGGGGCCCACTTGCAGTGTCGGGACAGACTGACAAAAAGAGTTTGCGTGTCAATGACCatcgggtcccacctgtcagtgcacaactgaaataaacaaaaaAGTTGCAAGGCCGAGTTTCGAACACGCGACTTGCACACCCCAAAGGACATGCGCCAACCAACTACCTAATGTTAGTTTGATATCTTTTATGCACTGTAACATTTTATATATGCGATACAATCGTGGAGTTAAATGGGGTGGAGTTAGTGCACCCATTTCCCACATGTTAGGTGTTTTTCTTATTTTCGAAATTACAAAATATTCAGGTAGTATATTAAGTGTTCATGCTTTTAGGAAATGTATTTCTAGCTGTAAAAAATGTTCACGTGTTTTAATAAAGTGTATGTGTTTGTCAAAAGATATATTTTCGAATAAAAATAACTTTTTAAATATGTGTGAAAAAATAAACAATGGCCTAGTGTTCCTCCAGGGTTTTATACATTCTTATATTTAAATTTTTAAAAATTAAACTACACATACATTTGTCTAGTTAAAAGCATTTTAATTACATGACTTTTTAATAATAcataaatatttttgaaataaaatgTTTATGGATATTATTTCTAAGACAAGAAGACTCTAGCTTTATTTTTTGTTTACAAATACAATAATCCACATAAGATTTAGAATTACTATAACCGAAAAAGAAACTCACACGTTGAAGGGTCacgtaaaaaaataaaaagaactaaTAGTTTTAAATAAAGGATTAcgtgatatttttttaatttttttttgcggaaaaactttcaatctattcatcttcaatcatggcagtacaacgaataccagaaataaaaattacatccagattcgtagaccacctagcgacgactacaagcaccaaagcgagccgaaggcgcgcccccgtcatcgcccctccatcgccggagccgggcataacttgttgtagtagacagtcggaaagtcgtcgtgctaaggccgcataggaccagcacaccagaacagcaaccgccgccgatgaaaaataacgtagatcggaaggatccaaaccgaagacacacgaacgtagacgaacaacgacgagatccgagcaaatccataaAAGATAGATCtgccagagacacacctccacacgcccaccaacgatgctagacgcaccgccggaacgggggctaggcggggagacctttattcaatcttcagggagccgccgccgtctcgccttcctgagtaggacacaaaccctaacaagattgaaaaaaacgACTAAAATGGATTACGTGATATATTTTTTAAACATGAAGATTTTGAGAATTATATTAACATTTCGAAAATGTATAACTTTTAAAATTTGCACAATTATTTTATTACATATGTGAATCCTTACAAATATTATGAAACCATTTTATTAACCattttgtattattttaattttgtgaatatgtaaaatttcattaacattttttgagGGGTCATTAACATTTATTCAATATTGTGACAATAGTTTGAATATTtttctaaaaaacaaaaaataactaGCATGGAAAATTGGAATTGCCGTCTAATTAGCTAGATAAAGGTTAGCGATGCATAATAGTCAACTAACTATTCGTGGTGAAGTGGTTTGCGCT is a window encoding:
- the LOC123039889 gene encoding cytochrome P450 89A2-like; translated protein: MELLALLLCLLAVPVMAFLRSYNRRARAEATVHFVSDPAVAHRALIENADDLSSRPAAIFPVFLASLRDGRRNDNMTTASYGPHWRALRCNLASGILHPSRLASLAPLLQEAAETLVGGLSTRGEIEKAAGLRVRGPVTAAAFALSTRLCFGDSVDDAHRHAMGRVTRDSMLAIGELSPRFDGSMLSKLVNWRALGRISALLGRQAELYRPLIAAAAARKQSHSGLCGGVFQPYVDSLLDLRVPADDGDARRALRETELVGLLFEFLGAGTGSVVTCAEWALAHLIDQPEVQDKLRREINDDADAGGKSLRTGMPYLNAVVLESLRMHPPVPIILRAAHGEGARAVGGAATVSVPASGLRVMFNLGHIGRDRKMWADPGEFRPERFLAGGEAEDVGPTPGSKEIRMMPFGAGSRHCPGVGMGMMLIKCFLAALVREFEWAPDCSGRVDMTELDGFLKMMKKPLSARVKQHA